In Hoeflea ulvae, one genomic interval encodes:
- the urtD gene encoding urea ABC transporter ATP-binding protein UrtD, whose translation MSALLEVTSISVSFDGFKAINNLSFEIGGQELRAIIGPNGAGKTTFMDIVTGKTRPDEGRVRFGEPQLDLLRLSESQIARAGVGRKFQRPTVFEAQSVRDNLTMALSNDRLPFAVLRYKSSTRDGERVSELAREIGLSEELDRTAGELSHGQKQWLEIGMLLAQDPQLLLVDEPAAGMTLGEREHTTDLLRRAAETRAVVVVEHDMEFVRRLDCKVTVLHEGSVLAEGTLDHVTANSEVIDVYLGR comes from the coding sequence GTGAGCGCGCTACTGGAAGTGACCTCGATTTCGGTGTCGTTTGACGGCTTCAAGGCAATCAACAATCTCTCCTTCGAGATCGGCGGGCAGGAATTGCGCGCCATCATCGGACCAAATGGCGCCGGCAAGACCACCTTCATGGACATTGTCACCGGCAAGACCAGGCCCGACGAGGGCCGGGTGCGCTTCGGCGAGCCGCAGCTCGATCTGCTGCGGCTGTCGGAAAGCCAGATTGCGCGCGCCGGGGTGGGGCGCAAGTTTCAGCGGCCGACGGTGTTTGAGGCGCAAAGCGTGCGTGACAACCTGACGATGGCGCTGAGCAATGACCGGTTGCCATTTGCGGTGCTGCGCTACAAATCCTCGACCAGGGACGGTGAGCGGGTGTCCGAGCTGGCCCGCGAAATCGGCCTGTCGGAGGAGCTCGATCGCACCGCGGGCGAACTTTCGCACGGGCAGAAGCAATGGCTCGAAATCGGCATGCTGCTGGCGCAGGACCCGCAATTGCTGCTGGTGGATGAACCGGCGGCGGGCATGACGCTGGGCGAACGCGAGCACACCACCGATCTTTTGCGGCGGGCGGCGGAAACGCGCGCCGTGGTGGTGGTCGAACATGACATGGAATTTGTCCGCCGTCTCGACTGCAAGGTGACGGTGCTGCACGAGGGCTCGGTGCTGGCGGAAGGGACGCTCGACCACGTCACCGCCAATTCCGAGGTCATTGATGTCTATCTGGGGCGCTGA
- the urtC gene encoding urea ABC transporter permease subunit UrtC: MQRSLFARQPSVLIFIALLAVFTVVMVVLSEGLGVGLVSTSLIKILGKTLCLCLIAIAMDLVWGYCGILSLGHFAFFGLGGYMIGMWLMYERTKDIVIASLAGGELPATAEEIREGIGTQIFGVVGGAEIPVIWYFADSLFAQLALVVLVPGLLALVFGWLAFRSRVTGVYLSILTQAMTLALSLYLFQNDSGLRGNNGLSGLQNIPGLTDVPQSVVSVWFFLASAFALGGGYLIAAWVVSGKFGNVIRAIRDDEARIRFMGYPVETYKLVVFTLTAVIAAIAGALYYPQAGIINPAEIAPIASIYLAVWVAIGGRGRLYGAVIGAATVSLLSSWFTGGQAPSIPLGFYTVDWVDWWQVLLGLGFVLVTLYAPKGIGGLFDRLVRKDAAS, encoded by the coding sequence ATGCAGCGTTCTCTTTTCGCCCGGCAGCCTTCTGTGTTGATCTTCATCGCGCTGCTCGCGGTCTTTACGGTCGTCATGGTGGTTCTGTCCGAAGGACTTGGCGTGGGTCTGGTCTCGACCAGCCTGATCAAGATTCTCGGCAAGACGCTGTGCCTGTGCCTGATCGCCATCGCCATGGACCTGGTCTGGGGTTATTGCGGGATCCTGTCGCTGGGTCACTTCGCCTTCTTCGGCCTCGGCGGCTATATGATCGGCATGTGGCTGATGTATGAGCGCACCAAGGACATCGTCATAGCCTCGCTCGCCGGCGGTGAACTGCCGGCGACGGCCGAGGAAATCCGCGAAGGCATCGGCACGCAGATCTTCGGTGTCGTCGGCGGCGCCGAGATTCCGGTGATCTGGTATTTCGCCGACAGCCTGTTTGCGCAACTCGCGCTGGTGGTGCTGGTGCCGGGACTGCTGGCGCTGGTGTTTGGCTGGCTGGCGTTCCGCAGCCGCGTCACCGGGGTCTATCTCTCTATCCTGACGCAGGCGATGACCCTGGCGCTGTCGCTTTATCTGTTCCAGAACGACAGCGGGTTGCGCGGCAACAATGGCCTGTCGGGACTGCAGAACATTCCGGGCCTCACGGATGTGCCGCAATCCGTCGTTTCGGTCTGGTTTTTCCTGGCCTCGGCCTTTGCGCTGGGCGGGGGCTATCTGATTGCTGCCTGGGTGGTTTCGGGCAAATTCGGCAATGTCATCCGCGCCATCCGCGATGACGAGGCGCGCATCCGCTTCATGGGCTATCCGGTGGAGACCTACAAGCTGGTGGTGTTCACCCTGACGGCAGTGATCGCGGCCATCGCAGGCGCGCTGTACTACCCGCAGGCAGGCATCATCAATCCGGCGGAAATCGCGCCGATTGCCTCGATCTATCTGGCGGTGTGGGTGGCGATCGGCGGGCGCGGACGGCTTTACGGCGCGGTCATCGGGGCTGCCACCGTGTCATTGCTGTCGTCCTGGTTCACCGGTGGGCAGGCGCCGAGCATTCCGCTCGGCTTCTACACCGTCGACTGGGTCGACTGGTGGCAGGTGCTGCTCGGCCTCGGCTTCGTGCTGGTGACGCTCTATGCGCCCAAGGGCATTGGCGGATTGTTCGACCGGCTGGTCAGAAAGGATGCTGCATCGTGA
- a CDS encoding DNA repair exonuclease, translated as MAAYRFIHTADIHLDSPLKSLALRDAELAGLIGAATRSAFSAIIDLCITERVDALVIAGDLYDGDQTSMKTARFLSEELRRLSSAGIRSFIIRGNHDALSRVSKELVLPDEVKLFGGRAEHVMVERDPGLKPVAIHGLSFANPTAPESLLPKYKPAVPDAINIGIMHSSLGGAPGHDPYAPCSPAELHATGYDYWALGHIHKRSVVTRPDAADRNIVVMPGMPQGRDINEDGAKSVTLVSISDDGTVSLEERFTALAEFARVHIDAAGLTGWSDLAQAITDALKQARASSATPELVVRLSFSGATDLAWRMRRDADLLVTEAQDRAARIGAVWIEKIETDCVPPRSEGPASTDPLHELRALMQTDILGSGGYAAALTAMADQLQGQLPAELRDLLGADEADTRETLQRLAREGAEDVLARLQGSAESGSETA; from the coding sequence ATCGCCGCCTATCGTTTCATTCACACCGCTGACATCCACCTTGATTCGCCGCTGAAATCGCTGGCCCTGCGCGATGCGGAACTCGCCGGCCTCATCGGTGCGGCGACGCGCTCCGCGTTCAGCGCCATCATCGACCTGTGCATTACTGAGCGCGTCGACGCGCTGGTCATTGCCGGTGATCTCTATGATGGCGACCAGACCTCGATGAAGACCGCGCGGTTTCTCTCCGAGGAACTGCGCCGCCTGTCATCGGCAGGAATCCGCAGCTTCATCATTCGCGGCAATCACGATGCGCTCTCCCGGGTATCGAAGGAACTGGTACTGCCCGATGAGGTCAAGCTGTTTGGCGGGCGGGCCGAACATGTGATGGTCGAGCGCGACCCTGGCCTAAAACCGGTGGCGATCCACGGGCTGAGCTTCGCCAATCCGACAGCGCCCGAAAGCCTGCTGCCAAAATACAAGCCGGCCGTGCCCGATGCGATCAATATCGGCATTATGCACTCGAGCCTCGGCGGCGCGCCGGGGCATGATCCATATGCGCCCTGCAGCCCGGCCGAGCTGCACGCCACCGGCTATGACTACTGGGCGCTCGGCCATATCCACAAGCGCTCCGTAGTCACCCGGCCCGATGCCGCTGACCGCAACATCGTGGTGATGCCGGGCATGCCGCAGGGCCGCGACATCAACGAGGACGGCGCAAAATCGGTGACACTGGTGTCGATCTCCGACGACGGCACCGTCAGCCTCGAAGAGCGCTTCACCGCGCTGGCGGAATTCGCCCGCGTCCACATCGACGCTGCCGGCCTCACCGGGTGGAGCGACCTGGCCCAGGCCATCACCGATGCGCTCAAACAGGCGCGCGCCAGCTCCGCCACGCCTGAACTTGTGGTGCGGCTGAGCTTTTCCGGTGCCACCGATCTCGCCTGGCGCATGCGCCGCGATGCAGACCTGCTGGTCACCGAAGCGCAGGACCGGGCCGCCCGCATCGGCGCAGTCTGGATCGAGAAAATCGAAACCGACTGCGTCCCGCCGAGATCCGAAGGCCCTGCCTCGACCGATCCGCTGCACGAACTCCGGGCGCTGATGCAGACAGATATTCTGGGTTCCGGCGGCTATGCCGCAGCGCTGACCGCGATGGCCGACCAATTGCAGGGGCAACTGCCGGCCGAGCTTCGCGACCTGCTCGGAGCCGACGAGGCAGACACCCGCGAGACGCTTCAAAGACTGGCCCGCGAGGGCGCCGAGGACGTGCTAGCACGGCTTCAGGGCAGCGCCGAGAGCGGGAGCGAGACCGCCTGA
- the urtB gene encoding urea ABC transporter permease subunit UrtB, whose translation MHRILFAVLFALVALAPAHAQESGLNALLEIHRAKIEKPSRTTISPVLEELVDSQLPSVAVFLEKWREKELWQREADGRFFFVREAEDGQMMLIDVDSGAEAGLAEKTEIKNLKPNSGVRGVIAAALVQFQLSDPDPERRLQALTALERDANQSHLSILRAAIEAETVPAIKARKERLQRLLTIKFGSDQATRVAAITSFAGDPGVDARAALNPLLASNVAVFDAAPEGVNVARVLTPGSDIDMDVAYQLLVDAGKARAIVPLEARKQALIAHIEDGTVGGVPVSELTTQEARDRAYLALAADGTVPPLVSRQEQRAAVADHVFAEIYTEPDPVLTTAARETLADISGTVGFYQFVDLAMDGLSLASIYFLAAIGLAITFGVMGVINMAHGEFIMIGAYTGYVVQQIIPDYTVSIIVALPLAFAVAFLAGVALERLVIRHLAHRPLETLLATFGISIALQQIAKNIFGTQARPLTSPSWLDGAWVLNDVVSISYIRIAIFVLALAFLGLLLFILNRTRLGLEVRAVTQNPRMASSMGINPDRINMLTFGLGSGIAGIAGVAIGLFAKVTSELGSGYIVQSFMTVVVGGVGNISGTLAGAGMIGSLQKVIEFFNPSNTLAAQTYMIIFIIIFIQFRPKGIIALKGRAAGD comes from the coding sequence ATGCACCGCATTCTGTTTGCCGTCCTGTTCGCGCTGGTTGCGCTCGCGCCTGCCCATGCGCAGGAGAGCGGTCTCAATGCGCTTCTCGAAATTCACCGCGCCAAGATCGAAAAGCCGTCCCGGACCACCATCAGTCCGGTGCTCGAAGAGCTGGTCGACAGCCAGTTGCCCAGCGTGGCGGTGTTTTTGGAGAAATGGCGCGAGAAGGAACTTTGGCAGCGCGAGGCTGACGGTCGGTTCTTCTTTGTCCGCGAGGCCGAGGACGGCCAGATGATGCTGATCGATGTCGACAGCGGCGCCGAAGCCGGGCTGGCTGAGAAGACCGAGATCAAGAATCTCAAACCGAACAGCGGCGTGCGCGGCGTCATTGCCGCTGCCCTGGTCCAATTCCAGCTGTCAGATCCGGATCCGGAACGCCGCCTGCAGGCGCTGACCGCGCTTGAGCGCGACGCCAACCAGTCTCACCTGAGCATTCTCAGGGCGGCGATCGAAGCCGAGACCGTGCCGGCCATCAAGGCTCGCAAGGAACGGCTGCAGCGGCTCCTGACCATCAAGTTCGGCAGCGACCAGGCCACCCGCGTCGCCGCGATCACGAGTTTTGCCGGAGACCCCGGTGTCGATGCCCGCGCGGCGCTCAATCCGCTGCTGGCCAGCAATGTGGCCGTCTTCGACGCGGCACCCGAAGGTGTCAATGTCGCCAGAGTGCTGACGCCCGGCAGCGACATCGATATGGATGTTGCCTATCAATTGCTGGTCGACGCCGGCAAGGCGCGCGCCATCGTTCCGCTGGAAGCGCGCAAGCAGGCGCTGATTGCCCATATCGAGGACGGCACAGTCGGCGGTGTGCCGGTGAGCGAGCTGACGACCCAGGAGGCGCGCGACCGGGCCTATCTGGCGCTTGCTGCCGATGGCACGGTGCCGCCTCTGGTGAGCCGGCAGGAACAGCGCGCCGCCGTGGCCGACCATGTGTTTGCGGAAATCTACACCGAACCCGATCCGGTGCTGACGACGGCCGCGCGCGAGACGCTGGCCGATATCAGCGGCACGGTTGGGTTTTACCAGTTTGTCGATCTGGCCATGGATGGCCTGTCGCTGGCATCGATCTATTTTCTCGCGGCAATCGGGCTTGCCATCACCTTTGGCGTCATGGGCGTGATCAACATGGCGCATGGCGAGTTCATCATGATCGGCGCCTATACCGGCTATGTCGTCCAGCAGATCATCCCCGATTACACCGTGTCGATCATCGTCGCCCTGCCTTTGGCCTTCGCGGTGGCGTTTCTGGCCGGCGTGGCGCTCGAACGGCTGGTGATCCGGCACCTGGCGCACCGGCCGCTGGAAACCCTGCTGGCCACTTTCGGCATCTCGATCGCGCTGCAGCAGATCGCCAAGAACATTTTTGGCACGCAGGCGCGGCCGCTGACCTCGCCGTCCTGGCTCGATGGCGCCTGGGTGCTCAACGACGTGGTCTCGATCAGCTATATCCGCATCGCCATCTTCGTCCTGGCGCTCGCCTTTCTCGGCTTGCTGCTGTTCATCCTCAATCGTACCCGGCTCGGGCTCGAGGTGAGGGCGGTGACGCAGAATCCGCGCATGGCCTCGTCGATGGGGATCAATCCGGACCGCATCAACATGCTGACCTTTGGCCTCGGCTCCGGCATTGCCGGGATCGCAGGCGTCGCCATCGGGCTGTTTGCCAAGGTCACCTCGGAACTCGGCTCGGGCTATATCGTGCAAAGTTTCATGACCGTGGTGGTCGGCGGCGTCGGCAATATCTCGGGCACGCTGGCGGGAGCGGGAATGATCGGCTCGCTGCAGAAGGTGATCGAGTTCTTCAATCCGTCCAACACGCTGGCCGCGCAGACCTACATGATCATCTTCATCATCATTTTCATCCAGTTCAGACCCAAGGGCATCATTGCGCTCAAGGGCCGGGCGGCGGGGGATTAG
- a CDS encoding transglutaminase-like cysteine peptidase, translated as MTVPFFLLATVAALFSLLTPCLASTWLKTGKETSRPYGHVEYCSRNASDCRNRSTSSNLPSARMGVLSSVNVAVNRAIKPTSDKTAFGRREFWTEKARSGDCEDFALAKRSRLLRRGYNSSQLLLTMGYTGSEAHTVLVVRTRDGDYVLDNLNDEVTPVQSARMSFRKIQSPDHGGRWLKVTGKTGKKP; from the coding sequence ATGACTGTACCTTTTTTCTTGCTCGCCACCGTCGCGGCACTGTTTTCCTTGCTGACACCATGCCTGGCATCGACCTGGCTCAAGACCGGCAAGGAAACGTCCCGGCCCTATGGCCATGTCGAATATTGTTCGCGCAATGCATCCGACTGCCGCAATCGCTCCACCAGTTCCAACCTGCCATCGGCCCGCATGGGCGTACTGAGCAGCGTCAATGTCGCGGTGAACCGGGCCATCAAGCCGACATCGGACAAGACCGCTTTCGGCCGCAGGGAATTCTGGACGGAAAAGGCCCGCTCCGGTGATTGCGAGGATTTCGCACTCGCCAAGCGCTCGAGACTGCTGCGCCGCGGCTACAATTCCTCGCAATTGCTGCTAACCATGGGCTACACCGGCAGCGAAGCCCATACCGTGCTTGTGGTCAGGACCCGCGATGGCGATTATGTGCTCGACAATCTCAATGACGAGGTGACCCCGGTCCAGTCGGCGCGGATGAGCTTCCGCAAGATCCAGTCGCCCGATCATGGCGGCCGCTGGCTGAAAGTCACCGGCAAGACCGGCAAGAAGCCCTGA
- the urtA gene encoding urea ABC transporter substrate-binding protein, which yields MTFTTKLRIAGAAAFLTSTILTHSALAADDTIKIGVLHSLSGTMAISETTLKDTMLMLIEQQNAKGGVLGKQLEAVVVDPASDWPLFAEKARELMTVQNVDVMFGCWTSVSRKSVLPVIEELNGLLFYPVQYEGEESSKNVFYTGAAPNQQAIPATDYFLEELGVEKFALLGTDYVYPRTTNKILEQYLKDKGIAAEDIFVNYTPFGHSDWSKIVADVVALGADGKKVGVISTINGDANIGFYKELAAAGISADDIPVVAFSVGEEELSGLDTTNLVGHLAAWNYFQSADAPVNAEFIKEWKAYAGEDRVTNDPMEAHYIGFNMWVNAVEAAGTTDVDAVRTAMYGQKFPNLTGSEAEMLTNHHLTKPVLIGEIQSDGQFDIISQTEPVAGDAWTDFLPESAVLESDWKDLECGMYNTDTKTCVQLNSNY from the coding sequence ATGACATTTACCACCAAATTGCGGATCGCAGGGGCGGCGGCATTTCTTACTTCAACCATTTTGACCCATTCGGCATTGGCCGCAGACGACACCATCAAGATCGGTGTGTTGCACTCGCTTTCAGGCACCATGGCGATTTCGGAAACAACACTGAAAGACACCATGCTGATGCTGATCGAACAGCAGAACGCCAAGGGCGGCGTGCTCGGCAAGCAGCTTGAAGCCGTCGTGGTCGACCCGGCCTCGGACTGGCCGCTGTTTGCGGAAAAAGCCCGCGAACTGATGACCGTGCAGAATGTCGACGTGATGTTCGGCTGCTGGACCTCGGTGAGCCGCAAGTCGGTTCTGCCGGTGATTGAAGAGCTCAACGGTCTGCTGTTCTACCCGGTTCAATACGAGGGCGAAGAATCCTCGAAGAACGTGTTTTACACCGGTGCTGCTCCAAACCAGCAGGCGATTCCGGCAACCGACTATTTCCTTGAAGAACTCGGCGTCGAGAAGTTTGCGCTGCTGGGCACCGACTATGTCTACCCGCGCACGACCAACAAGATTCTCGAGCAGTATCTCAAGGACAAGGGCATCGCGGCTGAGGACATTTTCGTCAACTACACGCCGTTCGGTCATTCCGACTGGTCCAAGATCGTGGCGGACGTGGTTGCGCTCGGCGCCGACGGCAAGAAGGTGGGCGTGATTTCGACCATCAATGGCGACGCCAATATCGGCTTCTACAAGGAACTCGCCGCTGCCGGCATCTCGGCTGACGACATTCCTGTCGTGGCCTTCTCGGTCGGCGAAGAAGAGCTTTCCGGTCTCGACACCACCAACCTGGTCGGCCACCTCGCTGCGTGGAACTACTTCCAGTCGGCCGATGCTCCGGTCAACGCCGAATTCATCAAGGAATGGAAAGCCTATGCTGGAGAAGACCGGGTTACCAACGACCCGATGGAAGCCCATTATATCGGTTTCAACATGTGGGTTAACGCGGTGGAAGCCGCCGGTACCACCGATGTCGATGCAGTTCGCACCGCCATGTACGGACAGAAATTCCCGAACCTGACCGGGTCGGAAGCCGAAATGCTGACCAATCATCACCTGACCAAGCCGGTGCTGATCGGCGAAATCCAGTCCGACGGCCAGTTCGACATCATCAGCCAGACCGAGCCGGTTGCCGGTGACGCCTGGACCGATTTCCTGCCGGAATCCGCGGTGCTGGAATCGGACTGGAAAGATCTTGAGTGCGGCATGTACAACACCGACACCAAGACCTGCGTGCAGCTCAATTCCAACTACTGA